One window of Pleurodeles waltl isolate 20211129_DDA chromosome 3_1, aPleWal1.hap1.20221129, whole genome shotgun sequence genomic DNA carries:
- the INS gene encoding insulin codes for MAVWLSALTLLVLSALCTPTSQAITNQHLCGSHLVEALYLVCGDRGFFYSPKGRRDIEQPLANGPLRNELDEQTFQQQEYQKVKRGIVEQCCHSTCSLYQLETYCN; via the exons ATGGCTGTTTGGCTGAGCGCCCTGACTCTTCTGGTCCTCTCTGCACTCTGCACTCCCACCAGCCAGGCTATCACCAACCAGCACCTGTGCGGCTCTCATCTGGTGGAAGCCCTCTACCTTGTGTGTGGTGACCGAGGCTTCTTCTACTCGCCCAAGGGAAGACGGGACATCGAGCAGCCACTGG CGAACGGACCTCTGCGCAACGAACTGGATGAGCAGACCTTCCAGCAGCAGGAGTACCAGAAAGTGAAGAGGGGCATCGTTGAGCAGTGCTGCCACAGCACCTGCTCCCTCTACCAGCTGGAGACCTACTGCAATTAG